The Quercus lobata isolate SW786 chromosome 9, ValleyOak3.0 Primary Assembly, whole genome shotgun sequence region ATCCGACATGGTTtttgggtcgtttttgtataaggaaaacaaaaacttccCCTTCCATAACCCATTGGTGAACGCAGCAACAAGTATTTTGTCATCAGCTTCATCTATCGAGAGGGCTTCCTTAATGAAATGGGTTATGTAGGATCTTAGCGTCTCCTCCTCTCGTTGCTTGATGCTCATCAGGCATGCAGTGGACTTTTTATACCTATGCGCCCCTATAAAGTGTGCGGCAAACTGCGCGTTCAACTCCTTGAAGGTATTGATGGAGTTGGGTGTCAACCCGCTGAACCATACCCTTGTAGGACCCTTCAGCGTGGTCGAGAAGGCTCAACACATGATTTCGTCTGCCACCCCTTGCAAGTGCATGAGGGTCTTGAATGAATCTAGGTGATCTAAAGGATCCTTTAACCCGTTATAGGCTTCTACTTGTGGCATATGGAACTTTAGCGGAAAGGGGAACGAAGTGACGGGTGCAGAAAAAGGCAAGTTCGTCCGGTGGACTAACTCGTCGAGATCACTTAACATCCATCCTTTGAGGGCGTTCATCATGAAGTCCATCCActccttcatcatctgcatctcaACGGCTATGTGTTGTGGTGTTGTTTCTACGATGAATGGACAGCTGGTATCTTGTTGCTCTTATCTACTCGGAGCATTGCTGCCTTCTGGTCCTTTTCGGTCCCTCCTTTCAACGCTAGTGCCCTCTGGCCCTTCTCTATGACTGTTAGGCCTAGCATCCCTTTGGCACAGCTATTCCTCTAGGTTGTGGTTTTGCTTTGTAAGGCGTTCCACCACCACAGCTAGGGTTTGTACCTATCTTTCAAGAGCAGTAGTGTGTGGCTTCTCTCCGTTATTCTTgttggttgccattgagcgagtgagtaccataaaacattttgtCTAGGAATTAGTGTTACTGTTTTCTCTTCCCTATAAAAGGCGCCaactaataatgttgaaaatcGTCAATAAACTGCACAGTCCTCACGTGCTCTAGACAAAACCTGtgcaacaaagaaaaagaaaaccttacAAAGCGTACCGGTGTGGTACTGGCCAAATACCATCTGAGAGTTAAGTTAGAGAAtgttcacaactctagagtgccaaaGCTGGgataaattatgcgtaccttgatttctgggggttttgggttttaataGTAGTGTAGAACCGACCTTGGTTGTCTTGGCAAAGAAGATGTTTCCTTGGCGAAGAAGATGTTTCCTTATAGGAAAGATCTTCATAAATACACGTATTTTACAGAATTCTTCCCATATAGAGATTTcgttgattagggttaatcgtAAGGCGCAAGACGTTTTCCTTTGAGGTTTCTTAGAGACCAATTAGGCCACGTAGATGCCACATGGCTTTACTACCCGTATCCTTTGCATCCGTCTAATTTGAATTCGCCCACCATGAAGGGTCTGTCCGTTTTCCTTTCTCTCTGTCCAAGGCATAACCTATTACGCCCATTGTCTTGTCTGTCCTTTTCGACCAACCACTTCCTCAATACTGTCACCTATTGTTAACATTATTGAACGGATCCATCTACCTCAATTTTATCCTCTCCAATCTCCATCTAATTTAACACTCATAGATTTATTATGAGTGTTAAATTCTTTAAACTTGAGaacatattataattaaattttatttgataatgtGAGAAAAGTACAAGTACTTGTGTCACTCTCATATTGCAAGTTAAAGAGTATACTTTTCTAGAGTCtccatttattttaattaaaaaaaaaaaaaaaaacccctctaAACAAATTTACTTGTACTTTTCTAAtattctcaatatatatatatatgtggggcctgATAATTTGCGGCCCAAGCTTACTCCTCGTTTGGGCCCaaggcccaggccgaggagaGCAGTCTTCCAAGGATGCCTAATGAAAAGCCCAAGAAGGGCACGAGGACCTGGCTGAGGACAGTCTTACGCTCGGCACCTCCCAAAACACTCGGGAAAAGAGGCAAACTCGGTACAGGGAAAGGGCAAGAGAAAAAGCTGCCAACACAGTAATACGGAATTCTgcatctgacaagcccatacccAAAACCATGCCCTTATGCTTTTTTAgcaacccccaaccactctaggtatgggatGACTAGACAGGCCTGTACCccaaaaaagtaatattaacaCGTGGACACAAAAAGGGGAAGGGAACACTgatataaaaggagaaggaaacaaagccaaaagggaggggggggggagcTTGAGTCTTAGAACTCTGGCTAATGGAAGGTTTAGTTAGTCCAGCCAAGCCCGCCCATGCAGTATTTCCCGTAGGAATTACGACTAAACCGTTCACCTGTGCCCAAGGTCatacctttcaagcccactctctataaatcaTATTGTTGGGGCCTTCTATATGCGAGCCCAACGCCGTTcatgggtcgttaaaaatcatgctcttacaattggcgccgtctgtggggaggttTGTGTCTTGGCATAGGCGATGGTTTGAGACAGTACCCTTGTCATTTCTACCAGCCAGTTAcagtgttctagcgtaaagcttcgttaggggctatgattcttgactaggggctacactTTATAGCGTCAGCCACGCAGATGGTTcaaggggcttggccgaggatctaattcccctaaagccaaAGCCCCATAGATGAGAAAAACaagttacaagttttggacagaaccaaggccttgtatggtcctcggactcaagcctctggggaaaccaactacttagaagaaaaactacaagttttggacagaaccaaggtcttgtatggtcctcggactcaagcctctggggaaaccaactacttagaagaaaaattacaagttttggacagaaccaaggccttgtatggtcctcggactcaagcctctggggaaaccaactacttagaagaaaaactacaagttttggacagaaccaaggctttgtatggtcctcggactcaagcctctggggaaaccaactacttagaagaaaaactacaagttttggacagaaccatggccttgtatggtcctcgaactcaagcctttggggaaaccaactacttagaagaaaaactacaagttttggacagaaccaaagtcttgtatggttctcggactcaagcctctggggaaaccaactacttaagaggAAAATCGCAAGGTCTAGACACAGCCGGGACGATATATGGCCCTAAGAGTCTACCCCAGATGAGAGCTATCCATTGATAGTTGGGTTAATTCCTAGCCCGACTGAAATCCGCGGCCTGCCCTTGGATCCTCGATACCAAGGGAATTGGTGCAACTGTTATAAGGCCAGGTGTTATTAAAACACGGCCAAAGCCCCACACTGCTCGGCAGCCCCCTCGGAGGGCATATTTAGtatttatcgttctcggacgaTCGCTGGGCCTGCGTTATGGGGCATTAAgccgttatctcggttagttttcTGAGTTTAACTTACTGGGAATTATCGTTATTATACTTGATAACGTCTATAAATTCAGATTGGTAAGGTTCTGTTTCAAAATTTCCTACTCTAAATATCACTAAAGGAAAATACATACATAGCACAcccattcacaaagtaattgctgccgaaaggaaaagtatttagaaaggaataaactcatcttttattaagacaaagaaatagtacagtgtacaatgaaaagctgggataagcttatactaaagctaactacgtaagcgaaaagaaaagatacaagagaatgaagagaaagccgaagaagaagtgcagaggagaggttggctgctgttccaagatgttgtctaaggaaactattcctcaacacttttacatgcccataactcaggcagccaaagaacccaacttggggcctgcaccgttgaagaaaaggtgcagggaacctgaccccaGGCTAGCACCGCtagaagaaaaggtgcagagagccgGAAGTGGAGGAGCCTCCGTATAACCACGCCTGCGATAGAGTAGAcagcgctgatggcggaaaaccttACTTCTGACGCGTCAAGAATCTGACGTGACCAGTacctgcttcagattttggctaaaagagagagagatatcatcCCCATCTTACCAAAATGGAAGATCATCTTGAGTCTGTATCTACCTTGTCCAGACCACATCACCTTGAGCCTTGGAGGGACCCGGCGCCTCTGCGGCGGGTGTAGTTCCTTCACCCCTACACGTGCCTTAGGCATATTGCACTAAGGGTGGGAAGCTCTAAGTATGGAGACTCTGATTATGGCTAAAGGATTACGGTTGTGGAGAAAATTGAGGGGTTTGTATGTAAGAGGAGTAACCTCTTGTCCTACTTATTTAAAGGGAAAGGAGGAGATATTTAATTTACGCAGAGttccaaggaacgctacggacaaGAAGGACTTGGCTCGGTCTCCAACGCCATCTGCAaccataaaattaaaagatcctcgtgaaggcgcgtcTCGAGCACTGTAGTATCAAAGGATGCCGTATGACTAAAATTTAAAGGGGCGCCTCTTATAATTCGGTGCATCTTCTATGCAAATGGAAAGGCACAGACATCAATGAAGTACAGAACCTGAGTGAATCATGATGTGAGCCCAACAtaaccaaaaccctcctccctaACTAgagtcgggcagcaggattttgaggggctattgtggggcctgaTAATTTGCGGCCCAAGCTTACTCCTCGTTTGGACCCaaggcccaggccgaggagaGCAGTCTTCCAAGGATGCCTAATGAAAAGCCCAAGAAGGGCACGAGGACCTGGCCGAGGACAGTCTTACGCTCGGCACCTCCCAAAACACCCGGGAAAAGAGGCAAACTCGGTACAGGGAAAGGGCAAGAGAAAAAGCCGCCAACACAGTAATACGAAATTCTgcatctgacaagcccatacccAAAACCATGCCCTTGTGCTTTTTCAgcaacccccaaccactctaggtatgggatGACTAGACAAGCCTGTACCccaaaaaagtaatattaacaCGTGGACACAAAAAGGGGAAGGGAACACTgatataaaaggagaaggaaacAAAGCCAAAAGGGGGGCGGGGGAGCTTGAGTCTTAGAACTCTGGCTAATGGACGGTTTAGTTAGTCCAGCCAAGCCTGCCCATGCAGTATTTCCCGTAGGAATTACGACTAAACCGCTCACCTGTGCCCAAGGCCatacctttcaagcccactctctataaatcaTATTGTTGGGGCCTTTTATATGCGAGCCCAACGCCGTTCATGGGTTGTTAAAAATCGTGctcttacaatatatatatatatatatttaagttaCTTCTAGAATTCATTTTCTTTACGCGTTAAAGATGAGAAtctagcaataaaaaaaaaaagaaaaaaaaagtcatattgtaggtaaaaaataaaataaaaattgttgtgctCCAATAATTTTGCTGGCTAGTCTTAAGCTTATCTGATCAAAGcatgattttgagttgggtagCTAAAttgtaggtaaaaaaaaatcatattggaGAGCTTTTCGTGGATTTAATCTTAAAGTTAAATAAGAATTGAATCTGTCAAGTCAAACAACTAAATTCTGCTGTACCACTACCGTATCAAATTCTCATGTGTGCCTGTTATGTTTAGGAATAGCTATTTAACTTTTTGCTAAACAAATTTTGCTtcaagtattgtaaataaaaggtaaaatataaataaaataagtagatAGTTCACTTGAGACTTATAAATAATAGATAGAATAAGTAATAAGTTGGCTTATAAGTGTATCCCAAATGGAAAGCATCATTTAAGAGCTAACTtattttgacatcaaatacaagATGATATATAGCATCATAATATGGTTTAATTCAAGGTGCTGATGcttgttattaattattatatcaTCAGCTATAGATTTTAATTATATCTGCCTTATAATTACCACAAGATCTAAAGCAACAGTCATGTATTagagtgttttattttttattttttggacttAGAATAAGTAAGGGAAATTTGACAATTTGTACCCAAATTCTCTTTATGGGAGACCAAATAGTACTACTAGATTATAAAATTCTTGACAAAATGTATTAGAGGCATTGAACTAGGCATTTTGACACAAAACGCCTGTAATGGCCGGGGAAAGAAAATTGGTTGTTATTTCATTCACTAGGACTcataaagaatataatattttggcATATAGTTTGTGATTGAGATAAATGTAAAATAAGTCTAGAATCATAATTTGTTTGCACAATTATTGAAATGACAAATTCTTAATGGTAAACAATAAAAGAATGTCAATAATAAATCCAAATGAGAATCAAGAATAGCATGATAACTTAACTGTTGTAAATTAATCACATGCAAGATAGAGAAAGTGCGGTTTATTGTTAAAGTTGTTTGTGTGTACATATAATTAGTGGCAcgtttttatactttttctatACATTAACTTCtattaaaatcaaatcaaccaCAAGATGTCAACTAATATTGTTGATAAAATCTTGTGAAGTTAGGGCATCCAAACTTAGCTTGAAACTTCATTGACCTactgttttgtgtttttttttttttttattggcaaaAGTGAAACACATATAACAACTATATGATACGGCTCCCTATATCATATATATCATTACTAGATTCCGTTTGATcatctcattattattattattattattttttattttttatttttttgagtttttgtccGAGGAACTGGCAAACAGCAAAGAAGACCCGTTAAAACTAAgctaaatttagcatttttgtGAACTCTTTTCACGTCCACACACCTAAATTTTCGATCAGCTTCTGGTTTTGATTGATGGGTAAGAGCAATAAACAATCCATTGCCATCAAAGTCACGAAACCAACAATACCTATGCTAAAAACAGAATTCActtcattttgcattttttttcttatcgtCTCTAGATCATTGACACATTTATCCAAAACAGTCACAAGTTTTTGAACCATTTTCCTCTTCCTTCTCTAATCCTTACTTCTTTCAAATTCAAAGTAAGAAAGTGAAACGTGAATTGGTATgatttttaggaatttttcaGGAAATGTAGATAACTTCAATTCAACATAGCATGGGTTGGTGATTTTTTTCCCTGCAGCAAGTTTCCTTATTAGAGGTGTGAAAATGGAATTCGCATTTGAAAAGAATGTTTCATTTCTTTCATACGACGTGCTTTATTACCATGATAAATGTTTCTtactattcaaaaaaaaaatttttttttaatatctctttcagatttaaaacttgatttttcgATTCCACATCTACCAAGAATATCCAACAAGAAGCTCACATTATAGTTCATACATAGAGTCAGCATATCTGAGAATTGAAATGTCCAACAACAAGATGAAAGGCCTTCTAAAAGGCCTAAGATACATTTCTCAAATATTTGGTGAGTAAAGTGTGATAGGATGTagtaattatgtttatttttattatataacgTTGAATAAAAATCTTGTGTCCCATTCTGAATGTCCATCTTATacttggattttttatttatgattttcttGTTGATACTTCAAAAAAATTGCCACATATTTGCAGATAATGAAAAAGAACCTGAAATGGAGATTGGTTTTCCCACAGATGTGAAGCATGTTGCCCATATAGGATGGGATGGTCCATCAGTACATTCTCCTAGCTGGGTAAAGTTTCTTAATTGTGTTTTATTATAGTTTTGATAAAGATTTTGATCAAATGTTGTAGAGGAACatccaattttttaaatcttcttcttcctccttaaTTCAATAGTTGCTCACAAGGCTCATGTAATGTAAGGCCATATTCTGACATTGTGCAGATGAATGAATTTAAAGCACCACCAGGCTTTTCATCAGCACCATTAAGTCATCCAGGAGACAAGAAAGAGGAAACTGGAATCCAATGGGTCTCCGAAGGTATGTACAACAATACTTCATTTCTTCTATATTgcttataaaattataatacatGATGATGCTTTTGCTTGAATAATTTTGGAATAACATATTTCTGATTTatagtgttaattttttaaccTTCTAAATTGAGGATGAGTACATTCAAGCTTCAATCTTATCACAATTTTCTTCAACTCTTCATTTATAAATGGCATTCCTATAATTGACATGTTACCATTTCCCATGTTGGTTGAGAAAATGTATGTACTTCCATGAtcaaaggtaaaaaaataatataaaagtgaaacaaaatttaggCTCAGTTCCTTAGTGCAGTACATTGAATTCTCAAATTAATTTCAAACACATTAATTATGCATTTTGATTGGAATATAGATTCAACTAGAAGACCTGCACGGGCTCCAAATTCTCCGGCAAGGGACTTGCCAGAATTGCCTAGGTCGTCAAGACGCAGCGCATCATCAAGCATTGCTGTAACTGGATCCCCTAGCAgggaaaaaacagaaaaatcaaGACAATCAAGGAGGTCATCTAAAAGTTCCAAGGAATCAACTGATGCTACCCAACTGAACCGGCTACCCATCGAACCAGGCCTAGCAAGTGTGTCAAGCTTAGAGAGTGTGTCACCTGCACACAGCCTTCCAGACGTCCCTAAAAAGATCAGGAGGAAGAAATCTAAAGACTGTGGTGGTTCCACAAGATCATCAAGATTGAAACCCCCAGCTCCTGAGACATATCAATCTCCATTCTCGGATCCAGGACCTGGATCCGGATCAGTTTCCACATCAAGGAACAGTGAGCTTCGCCCAAACGCTTTTGAAGATGGAACACCAAAAGGATACGCAGGAATCTTTTGAACATTATTTTTCTGTACTTTATACTGGTAGATAGAACTATGCTTAGTTGAAACTAAacagattttttgttttttgttttttgtttttttttttttttcatggagcCTTGTATGAGCCTTCTGCTGGAGataattctcttttttttgtcttttttcagTCCTCTGTTAAATATATTACTGATTTAttctttttgtatatatatatatatatatttttttttttttctttcatttgtgATCATTTTCATAAAACATCTCTACTATTAGGATTTGGTAAAAGTATATTGGAGTAAATAGTTAATGAATGTAACAGTTACTTCCAACAGCAATGTCAAACCCAAGGGGAAAGCAAATGCAAAGAGTAAAGGAAAGGAATTGCATGCCAGTTTTCCAGTAGTGTTGTCCAACCACATTGATGGATACCCCCCAAAAAGTGTTGAATGCAAGCGAACCCATGTCAATTCCAATGCACTTTAGCTGCACCTCTTTTTATGATATTATCCATAGCAATCCAGGCTAGCTATCTTTGAATAAAGGCAGATCCACTTTTGTCTGTGTCTTCATCATTTCTTATCAATGTTGCCCAAAATCACACATAAGACAAAACCATGTTTTGGGGTTGCAACAGCCCACCTTTTTCTTTGGCCCCGACAAAAGAGAAAGGTAAAAAAATGCCTTTACCAACATACCCCCCAAGAAAATTATCATAACCATGcagaaaatttttgaaaattcgGATTAAAGGGATAATCTTGcagaaaattttagtaaaaatttggTCGTTTCCTAATTTCacctttcataacaaatttcacattgTGAATTGGTCTACAATAAAGATGATGTAAATAATTGGTATCTAGTGTAAAAGTGATGTCCTACAAATCACGCTCCATCACATCAATAAGTTATGATAGAAAAATGGTGAAATTTGTcatgtttgtactttgtaggTTTTGTTATTAAAATTGGGTGAATAGACAGTTCCGTTTCAAATATATAatgaacaattaaaattatgaaagaCTCAAAGTGCACATTTATACGCTCAACATTAGACAAAAGTATAAACACAAAATTGGGTCTCccggaaaaaataaaagaatcaaaacaCTAAAGATTGCATAATAGAAACCAAATTCACATAATGGAGTCAAAGATCCAAACAATTTTCAGATTAACATAAACAACCACGCTGATACTATATGCAATTCTCATTTCACTTGACAAAATACCATAATTACATAGCTATCATTGTCCCACTACAGACACTTTAAAACACCAcccaaaaattcatttt contains the following coding sequences:
- the LOC115958919 gene encoding CRIB domain-containing protein RIC6-like — encoded protein: MSNNKMKGLLKGLRYISQIFDNEKEPEMEIGFPTDVKHVAHIGWDGPSVHSPSWMNEFKAPPGFSSAPLSHPGDKKEETGIQWVSEDSTRRPARAPNSPARDLPELPRSSRRSASSSIAVTGSPSREKTEKSRQSRRSSKSSKESTDATQLNRLPIEPGLASVSSLESVSPAHSLPDVPKKIRRKKSKDCGGSTRSSRLKPPAPETYQSPFSDPGPGSGSVSTSRNSELRPNAFEDGTPKGYAGIF